In Deferrivibrio essentukiensis, a single window of DNA contains:
- a CDS encoding DUF167 domain-containing protein translates to MKIKLHVQPSAKKTECVGFYNDDILKIKLCAPPVDGAANKELIKFISKKLNLKKSAVNILVGEHSRDKLIQIPLDVSINDIIDALTK, encoded by the coding sequence ATGAAAATTAAGCTTCATGTTCAGCCTTCAGCAAAAAAGACAGAGTGTGTGGGATTTTATAACGATGATATTCTAAAAATTAAGCTATGCGCTCCTCCGGTAGACGGTGCCGCTAATAAGGAATTAATAAAATTTATTTCGAAAAAGCTTAATTTGAAGAAAAGTGCTGTTAATATATTGGTAGGTGAGCATAGTCGGGATAAGTTGATTCAAATCCCTTTGGATGTATCTATAAACGATATCATAGATGCACTGACTAAATAA